The DNA sequence CACTTATGTATGTGGAGGTCATTTTGGCACACAACGTACAACACATAAGATTttagaatgtggattttattggcctactatctttagggatgctagaactttttgtatgacttgtgatcgttgtcaaagaACAGGTAATATAAGTGTAAAAGACCAAATGTCGCAACATCTTATCTATTATGTCAAAATCTTTGATGtgtggggtattgatttcatgggtccttttctTTCCTCACATGGTTTCCTTTATATATTACTTGCTatggattatgtgtcgaaatgggtggaagcaaaagctaCCGTTattaatgattctaaagtggttgcatattttgttaaaactaacatatttgcaaggtttggtaTGCCGCGAGTACTAATCAGTGATAGGGGttctcatttttgcaatcgaaccattgaggcgctgctaaagaaatacaatgtcacacataaggtttcaacaccttatcatcctcaaacaagtgggcaagccgaggtttcgaatagggaaatcaagcagattttggagaagacagtTGGACCAACtaggaaagattggagcttgcatttgaatgatgcactgtgggcatatcgtacGGCCTAAAAAACACCAATTGGGATGTCCCCATTTTGGCTCATTTAAGGGAAACCATGTCATCTTCCGGTTGAATTGGAGCGCAAAGCACATTGGGCAGTCAAGACATTcaatatggacattgatgcTGCTGGAATTaatagaaagcttcaattgaatgagcttgaggagattaggaatgaagcttatgagaacgctcacatttacaaggagaaaacaaaggcggtccatgacaagatgattcgtggcAAGACATTCTCTATAGGGCAGAAATTGTTACTCTTCAACTCCCGCCTTCATTTGTTTCggggtaagttacgttctaaatggattggaccttttgttgttactaatgttattccttatagtgcagtccaaattcaaagtttgaagacgGGACATGAATTCAAGGTAAATGGACACCTTTTGAAGCCCTACTACGAGgcttttgaggagcatgtcatgGAGGATGTACCCCTCCTTGCCTTTGGCCCTATTAAAGTTTAAATGGAGGTATCATCTGGCTgaaagacgttaaagaaagcacttcttaggaggcaacccatgtgttcAAACGAGGGCTTGATGGAATTCTAtctccataaccagatttgcgttcctaaactctactctttcttgcttttactttgccatgtttgTCATGTTTGTTTGCTGTGTCGTTTGCCTGTttatgtgtgagtctatgtttgaaacattgaggacaatgtttgatttaagtgtgtggggggggggtaaataagtgtttttgttgaaaattCGTAGGATTTCACCACCTAGCACTATTAGAGTTGTTTCTCGCTATTTTTAAGtcttttttagtgtgttttgaagtgttttaatgtgtcttcaaagaaaaatacgaaaatttgaaagaaaaaaaagtagaaaatgttttgaaaaacccaaaaatagtcgttttaaagtcatttttgtgtgtttgtgtcttagggtaccttccaacacaatgatgaggatttggtttttaattgcatgactgttaaagaaagtaacaaacatgggtggaagtttgatatgctatTTGTTTAGtacttggttgtagttgtcattaatgaattcacatgtaatcacaaaggaaaaaaaatcagtttttgtaacatgcttgaaggaaggaactcaaactaacgctacaaccctgagagacttgagcctaaactttatttggagagttattaatctgtgatttcttgttttctaaagttgttgcatgatctcattatcctttgcttggttgctacttagaatgcatttcctcactttagttccaaatactagaactcatgcccgtttcattcaaagcttaaaattgagtacagaacatataacaagatgaagttgtttagtagttaccaccagagccaaaaagccttcatcccatgcatttgttttgtaagtTTGACCActtttgagccttatttagcctattttcgttgttagccacattaccCCGACCTAGCCtcgaataggactatccatacccttgttcttaaagtatagtgaagcatgacttagagggaattccttttgatcaaacatattgcagaaatcaagtgtgggggaaggttatgtACACGAGtagaaagagaaaataaaaaaaaagaaaaagaaaagaaaaaaaaacgtgaaaaagaagaaaaagttgagaaaaaaagaaaaagagttcaaaataagtgagaatgagctcataagtattggttgttgaagaaagggtccaaaagtttgaaaatGGCCCTAAGTGTTCTGTGAAACCCCCTTagtgtttcaagttatttgcTGCATTTAAGATtgaattctaagttgatttcattactttgcttactactGCTTtgagaacctttgtttatccttacctttctttgttagccaatacccttagccccgttacaatcCTTAGACTTTAATCTtggttgttgtgtgtttcaatatgtggagtttgggattggtataagcatatggtatccctggttctcgcgtctaagtagtggcattcctattcatgagatcatatatatatacatgcattaataattccagaaagtgctttctttgcttataacatatgtgagtgttagtctatatgtttacatcaatcttctcacatatacttagtgtagggagtgtagtcagaaaatttgtgtgaaaatagagagtatatccggtgaggaattgagagaattctctaaggcatgttagtaccatcaaaaccatgttttaatttgattaaatgcgagctagtgagtggtgattgtgattaagtatgtgctcgagggtaaggataactaaaatttgtgggagtagtgatttttaacgtatcatgtttcattggaaatccctgaggcgaatgttggaaggtttaggtttgttttgtttgttttgtttcctttgttttgcttgaggactagcaaaagctaagtgtgggggaatttgatagtagcatatttatgcgacttagttagcttgttttcttgcattttcatagttagtttgtgtttatcatagtgatttaagctattttcgtgtgtttgtatgtccaattggcaaagttggaaagaaaatgCACTTTGAAGCATTGTAGAACAATTTTGGACTAgattggattgcatgcatgtggagcacaaggaatgaacattcttgaagatcaaatgaagcgaggaatgtgctaaagagatggagaaattaattcaagacttggaagatgaGTAATCagctgcaaggggacctaaatcccttctagaaggcctatcccTTCTCTCATACATGTGCCGCAcccacctttctagaagccctagagAGGTGGCACCCCAAACCCTTCTAGAAGTTCCAATTTCTGCCAcaaaatattttctttctagaagcctaaaagaGTGCCGCATCCCttccttctagaaaccctaaaaatcTGCCAGAAACCCTAGTTATTTTCCCCCTTGGATTGGGCCAAGCCTTGTGccacaaaccctaagcctttTCCTCTAGAAATTCGGCCAAACCCTAACCTATAAATATATGTTTTCAACCATAATTTCGACTACCATCCCCCATATAATTCTACACCCCTTTCAACCGCAAAAACACCAATTAGCACCATTTGCCACAactttggagaagaagaagcctTTGTCGTAGCTTCCATTGGAGAAGGAGGACCTTGTGCGCAAGCCACCTACATCCATTGGTTCTAaaagttctttcttccctcatttcgtttccatgtttattttatgttgcttttcaattgttatgaacatgtggaactaattcctttttagttagaggtgaattcaaagccatggacatatgtttaatatgaattaattactttcagtttttgtttcgtaaaacatgaatgtgatttacttatctgtttgattgataacttattcttgtgtgttgattaatgatgcatacttagtttgcatgcatgaatctaatgctaaaatataagggagtttcacctaatagttacaaacttatatttacaagtagtgaaggttgctagtcacaattgtgttaagtaaattcttggcaagagtatcatgcagttcagaGTTACGatagccttgtcaatgcttatgattttcttggaacttaatgatcattgaatgtatctctatcatgctgttcatatagggaacttgataagaataatttgagtCGAGTTAGTTCATAATTTGTCCAAATCACTCTTTAgtagttgttttgagtctttttaacttagttttgctgttttgagtcaatttggtcagttttgagtcataagagtctagttttctgtttttgagtctagtttagtgttttaaagtttaatttgagtaaattagcatcccttctaatccccgccttaaacgatccctacttacatatactacaatcatagggttttaatttgagtgttggaATATTTCACATCAGCTATAAGTATGTGTTATTTAAGCCTTTCTAATATACTTATGGATTTTTAAGCTATATGTCTGTGTTATCTGCTCAGTCTGGATTGCAGGGTTACAATTTAATAGGCTTAAATTAATTTATGGAAgggctttcttttctttccaaatagcTGCTTGTGATTCCCCTAGAATCCATACTACCCAATATTTATTTAAGCTTATTATTGATTTGAGCCTAATATTTATCTACAATTCCCAGAAAACCATATTACCCAACGCCACTACTGCTACTAATCAACaatttcaaataattttcaCCTTGAGGTGTATGATTCTTAGCAAATAATTGAGGTTTATGATTCTCAAAGAGGGTTTTACTCCTAAgtcaatttaatttataaaattaaaaatgagtactATAAGATGTGAAAATGTGGGATGTATAGAAAATGTAGGGGGTAAGTGTTGTAGAAAATATAAGGTGTATGTTGAAATGTGGAGTGTAAGGGTATTCTTGAGGTGTATTgttgatgcaaatttccgccgtcttTAAGTTTGAAGAAAATGCatctgcaaaacaatcaacacctaggcctaagcctcacgcgcccacgaggtGATTGGGAAGGGGATGAGGTGGgggttaggccaatggatcttcgatgcctaagttagtttctctgaaaAAAGAGTAAGTGTTTTAGGGTAGCTAAACCTTACTGAAATTTGGTAGAattagagatatatatatatataggaaaggGCATGGCGGCATCCTATTGGTGGTCCGTGCGCTGCAAGGGATGTAGGAACTTCGGCTGTGGCTTGGTGGCCTTGTTGTGGCTGCTGGGTTGCAGTGGCGGTGAAGGTGCAGCTCTGTGGCAGTGGGCCTCCTCCTACCATCACGTTAAGCCTTGAGGATCGCCGTCGTGGGGCTACGTCCTCGATTCCGCTCTCCAGTCCAAATCCGTGAACTTATGAGGTTTCGTTCGTCGTGGTTGCCaaatttcctaccattgtatcctttCTCTAGGGATTGATGAATaaacttttctaggaaaaattaattggTATGACGTGTGAGAAATTCATTGTAATAGAAAATTCTAAAAACCAAGTGCGAAAGTCTTCTTCGAGTATTTGAATcatctctcaatgaaagcaccaatttgtcgatgcaaattttcgCTATCTCTTGCTTTGACAAAAATGTACCTGCagaacaatcaacacctttgatcgaAGACGTAAGCCTCATACACCTACGAGGTGGAGGGTTAGGTCAATGAATctctgatgcctaagttagtttctctaaaaaagtgtttagggcttttagGGGAAGCTAAAGCTTATCGAAATTTGGTAGAATTGGAGAAATATATAGGGGAGAGGTCCAGCCATAGTGTTAGCGTTTTACCTTACACAAGGCGGAATCCTATTGGCTAGAcatggcattcgtgtcgtgttttttgcgttcgtgtcgttttcatgaCATACCCAATATCTTaatgggtcgtgtcgtgtaacactcgtgaaagtaaacgggtaatatgacccaactCAAAATCGACCCATTGGTATTATCAGGTAATATAACCCGAACCGTTAcccgttaaagaaaatatattttaaatcaataaataatgaaaataaaaaacctaattTGACCCcccaaaaaatagaaaacataatactaaattagtatatgtaTACCACATTGTGTctcatcccggcccggggcggtccacttcccgggcctgctccaccaccatagcacaatattgtccgctttgggccccgaccacggcctcacggttttgtttctaggaactcacaagcaacttcccagtgggtcacccatcatgggagtgctctggccaccttcttgcttaacttcggagttccaacgaaacccgaagccagtgagctcccaaaaggcctcgtgctaggtagggatgagaatatacatttaaggatcactcccctgggcgatgtgggatgttacacattgttacataaatattaattacttcaaaaaaaaaaaaattgtctttcaagCATTACATACTCCAAAATAAAAGCCTAatggaaaaacattagtacattactataaaatatcaaatgttcaaggatatgcaaaatgaaaggagTTGTGTTTCAGGGTTGAGGAACTTTGCacgtttatatatgttttcacatttttcagacttgtacattaatgattatgaattttatttattttgaactcccttaaaaatactattcatgaggctttgtatgattttaaaaattcacACGATGATGTACCCATACTCAAAGCGTAGAGGATGTGATCACGAgcctttgcatattttttttcacatttttcgcacatgtaaattaattattataattttttcgtgtgtttggtatttttaaattacttgattttttatttttaatgataATTTTTAATCTCATTCTTGCCAATAGTATACtataaaaaaatcttaaatttattaaatttatatagaataataatacaataatacatatttaatatacaaGATATACATATGCACTACGGGTactgtattttataataagatttttagtagtttaaaaaattaaaatcatcaaaataacttttttcctAATGtatcgaaacgggttacccacgtgtcaCCTTCATGTAAACCTTTTAAGAATCCGTTATTAATGGGTTCTTATCATGTGACCCGATAACAACTTGATTAGTTATCATATTGACTCGAAACTTGctattttcatgtcatttacgtgtcgtgtaagaaattgtcagGTCTACTATTGACCAAggtttatggagaaatattctcaagatattaaataggaaataatattttGAGATAATAGAGTaaatatccctaattgatttaaatagggATTACTTACTAGAATGGAGTCAatattcaattgggaatgtattaaagataagatTTGGGTATTATTCCTTATCTTTATTGTTTTGACTTTTCCTTCTCAAGGGCATGTGAGCTTTGGGCAGTTATATTCAACTGCATGGACCTTCAGGGGTGTGAGCTGCACGTGAGAGTATTTGAAGAGCCTGCCTATTGAATGAGGGCAATTTTGTCTTTCTAAAGCAAAAATGTCACACCTCGATCCCAAAATACGTCTGGGATCGACATGTGACGTCACCAAGTACCCGTATATCTAACTTACCCCATCTCTGGGATATGGACAAAGCACAACTCAAGGTTCGAATTGTATAGTAATTCTTCGTTTATtctatggctgcatctaacctctttgttagactgcctacgtactaTTCGAcgagatcaagccattcgttGTTCA is a window from the Malus domestica chromosome 16, GDT2T_hap1 genome containing:
- the LOC139193096 gene encoding uncharacterized protein; the protein is MDIDAAGINRKLQLNELEEIRNEAYENAHIYKEKTKAVHDKMIRGKTFSIGQKLLLFNSRLHLFRVQIQSLKTGHEFKVNGHLLKPYYEAFEEHVMEDVPLLAFGPIKV